In a genomic window of Sandaracinaceae bacterium:
- a CDS encoding PEGA domain-containing protein, which produces MKQGLPEPRSTHSWTLARAAQLGLGLSVLGLVVAPGGAVAQESALVMVADTGGLPPEEARSAFAALLAELRTRHPSSDLRADSARAPAEAFVACELSRCRASLMLRWHAFAVLMVTFVAGEAGSGQPPHVLLDVYDAGGQRTANVAIELVAGETGSYRDALRRGLESLSLPHPTFAPLLVTCDVAGARVFVDDRPLGVVPLGVLRVSPGRHRVHVSAAGHVSHTQTVDVPPSGARVDLRLQASGAP; this is translated from the coding sequence ATGAAGCAAGGACTACCCGAACCCCGGTCGACGCATTCCTGGACGCTGGCGCGCGCCGCCCAGCTCGGCCTCGGGCTCTCCGTGTTGGGCCTCGTCGTCGCTCCGGGCGGCGCCGTGGCGCAAGAGAGCGCGCTGGTCATGGTGGCGGACACGGGCGGGTTGCCACCCGAGGAGGCGCGTTCGGCCTTCGCTGCGCTGCTGGCCGAGCTGCGCACGCGACACCCCTCGAGCGATCTCCGGGCGGACAGCGCGCGCGCCCCCGCCGAGGCGTTCGTGGCCTGCGAGCTCTCTCGCTGTCGCGCTTCGCTCATGCTGCGCTGGCATGCGTTCGCCGTGCTGATGGTCACCTTCGTGGCTGGCGAAGCCGGGTCCGGGCAGCCCCCGCACGTGCTGCTGGACGTCTACGACGCGGGTGGCCAGCGCACCGCGAACGTGGCCATCGAGCTGGTGGCCGGCGAGACGGGCTCCTACCGCGACGCCCTCCGGAGGGGCCTCGAGTCGTTGTCGCTGCCGCACCCCACCTTCGCACCCCTGTTGGTGACTTGTGACGTGGCCGGTGCGCGGGTGTTCGTGGACGACCGGCCTCTCGGCGTGGTGCCCCTCGGCGTGCTGCGCGTGTCGCCGGGTCGTCACCGCGTGCACGTGTCCGCGGCGGGCCACGTTTCGCACACGCAGACCGTGGACGTTCCTCCGAGCGGCGCGCGCGTGGACCTTCGCCTGCAGGCGAGCGGGGCGCCATGA
- a CDS encoding tetratricopeptide repeat protein: protein MTRKPHAVLSAAAVLLWAVSALGCAASTPHVARATEEGGVSTGPYVSPYQYEHYLRGELALASGQPAQAAREFALARTGSADDAWLRARHAQALTDAGEWERAGRVLDDSLVRFPRSLELHLTRARWAEGQGREEAALAALIQAEEVSRGAPAGALAHAALLSRLGRDADAEAVLDRFLARSPHAHAYAARLELALRRAQLDVAVQVVRAWSEHPPRERAALRRVAALALEQGRPELTLSLLTAPTGPEERLLCLRAHAQTGRYAEAEAELALVRDQDVGGLEQRASLYLLVRRADVALELLGEIVARPEVATPAQALLIGACLLQRGQPADAAGWFARVPSDSTDGNAAREQLGRALRAAGLPALAAEVHVRAANGSER, encoded by the coding sequence ATGACGCGCAAGCCGCACGCCGTCCTCAGTGCCGCGGCTGTCCTCCTCTGGGCTGTGAGCGCGCTGGGCTGCGCAGCCAGCACGCCGCACGTCGCACGCGCCACGGAGGAGGGCGGGGTGAGCACGGGCCCCTACGTCTCGCCCTACCAGTACGAGCACTACCTGCGGGGTGAGCTCGCCCTGGCCTCCGGGCAGCCGGCGCAGGCCGCCCGCGAGTTCGCCCTGGCACGCACCGGCTCGGCCGACGACGCGTGGCTGCGGGCGCGTCACGCGCAGGCGCTCACCGACGCGGGGGAGTGGGAGCGCGCCGGTCGCGTGCTGGACGACTCGCTCGTGCGCTTTCCGCGCTCGCTCGAGCTGCACCTCACGCGTGCGCGCTGGGCGGAAGGGCAGGGCCGCGAGGAGGCTGCGCTGGCTGCGCTCATCCAGGCCGAAGAGGTGTCTCGAGGCGCGCCTGCGGGCGCACTGGCGCACGCCGCCTTGCTTTCGCGCCTAGGGCGTGACGCGGACGCCGAGGCCGTGCTGGACCGCTTCTTGGCGCGCAGCCCGCACGCTCACGCCTACGCGGCGCGGCTCGAGCTGGCGCTGCGGCGGGCACAGCTCGACGTGGCCGTGCAGGTGGTGCGCGCGTGGTCGGAGCACCCGCCCCGAGAGCGTGCGGCGCTCCGCCGTGTCGCCGCCCTGGCGCTCGAGCAGGGGCGTCCCGAGCTGACGCTCAGCTTGTTGACGGCGCCGACGGGGCCGGAGGAGCGCCTGCTGTGTCTGCGCGCGCATGCGCAGACGGGGCGCTATGCCGAGGCGGAGGCCGAGCTCGCGCTGGTGCGCGACCAGGACGTGGGCGGGCTCGAGCAGCGCGCGTCGCTCTACCTGCTGGTGCGCCGCGCGGACGTGGCGCTCGAACTGCTGGGCGAGATCGTGGCACGGCCCGAGGTGGCCACTCCTGCCCAGGCCCTCTTGATCGGAGCCTGCCTCTTGCAGCGGGGTCAGCCTGCCGACGCGGCGGGCTGGTTCGCGCGTGTCCCGTCCGACTCCACGGACGGCAACGCAGCGCGCGAGCAGCTGGGCCGTGCGTTGCGCGCAGCAGGCCTCCCGGCGCTGGCCGCCGAGGTGCACGTTCGCGCCGCGAACGGCTCCGAGCGCTAG
- a CDS encoding response regulator, which translates to MPKLPQQVRVLVVDDDKAICEFMETFLTADGFEVTTLNDPQAVEDTVRAGGYHLLVLDLMMPKMDGVEVLERVRRIDKDIAVVIFTGYPSLDTAVQSMKLDAVDYLKKPFNPDEFRAVLERVLRKKGLSRTPEEDLHKVIGESIRRLRKDAGLTLKLLSRRTNLSVSLLSQIERAESSASISSLYKIASALDVRIQDLFGEY; encoded by the coding sequence ATGCCGAAGCTGCCCCAACAAGTCCGTGTGCTGGTCGTCGACGACGACAAAGCCATCTGTGAATTCATGGAGACCTTCCTGACGGCGGATGGCTTCGAGGTCACGACCTTGAACGATCCGCAGGCCGTGGAAGACACCGTACGAGCGGGTGGATACCATCTGCTGGTACTGGATCTGATGATGCCCAAGATGGACGGCGTCGAGGTCCTCGAGCGCGTCCGGCGCATCGACAAGGACATCGCTGTCGTCATCTTCACGGGCTATCCTTCGCTCGACACGGCCGTCCAGAGCATGAAGCTGGACGCGGTCGACTACCTGAAGAAGCCCTTCAACCCGGACGAGTTCCGCGCCGTGCTCGAGCGCGTGCTCCGGAAGAAGGGTCTCTCCCGGACGCCGGAAGAGGACCTCCACAAGGTCATCGGCGAGTCCATCCGCCGCCTCCGCAAGGACGCTGGGCTCACGCTCAAGCTGCTCTCCCGGCGCACCAACCTGAGCGTCTCGCTGCTCAGCCAGATCGAGCGCGCCGAGTCGAGCGCCAGCATCAGCTCGCTCTACAAGATCGCGTCCGCGCTGGACGTCCGCATCCAAGACCTCTTCGGCGAGTACTAG
- a CDS encoding site-2 protease family protein yields MNLVYFVMLVGVLIFVHELGHFTWAKLFGVKVETFSLGFGPTLASFKWGDTVYRVGILPLGGYVRMLGESPRDYVRVEDRPRSFFAQSIWRRVVIVLAGPAMNLFFPLALFFFVTLGADAMLTPSEVGSVRPGMPADGLILPGDRVVAVNGQPVSTFSAVSHIVREHPGELVVFEVEREPGGTGPRGERERWAEVLLAAPGESPRIPELGVVERVGLVGISPASPLPIVGVTSPASVAARSGIRTFDRILGLGGTRIETLQQARGPLGTQALIPVTLLRPERLEGALGGLVELDVYRPQFTSLVAPPGAGDALHRVGLESAATYVAYVRAGSAEHRMGLLPGDRIITVDGHVVRAWADVVDLLGSHEGGEHHIEWRRGDRLHEGRVVLPRAQGITPHGERYDRVVIGIDGFRPVTILPAVAPDNALAYAAGVAVDETRRMVELTLYSLLRLFQGRITVKSIGGPISVYEETGRAAQAGTSDYLRLMAFVSVNLGILNLLPIPMLDGGHLLFFLVESVLRRPISRRRREQAGLVGLVLLLLMMAIAFKNDIERLWPDTPDLPETSSAP; encoded by the coding sequence ATGAACCTCGTCTACTTCGTGATGCTCGTGGGAGTGCTGATCTTCGTCCACGAGCTCGGCCACTTCACCTGGGCCAAGCTCTTCGGGGTCAAGGTGGAGACGTTCAGCCTGGGGTTCGGCCCCACGCTCGCTTCCTTCAAGTGGGGCGACACGGTGTACCGCGTGGGGATCCTGCCCCTCGGGGGCTACGTGCGCATGCTGGGCGAGAGCCCGCGCGACTACGTGCGCGTGGAAGACCGCCCCCGCAGCTTCTTCGCGCAGTCCATCTGGCGCCGCGTGGTCATCGTGCTGGCTGGTCCCGCCATGAACCTGTTCTTCCCCCTGGCGTTGTTCTTCTTCGTCACGCTGGGGGCAGACGCCATGCTCACGCCGTCCGAGGTGGGCTCCGTGCGCCCGGGCATGCCGGCAGACGGCCTGATCCTGCCGGGCGACCGCGTGGTCGCCGTGAACGGTCAGCCGGTGTCCACGTTCAGTGCGGTGTCTCACATCGTGCGCGAGCACCCGGGCGAGCTGGTGGTCTTCGAGGTGGAGCGCGAGCCCGGCGGCACCGGCCCACGGGGCGAGCGCGAGCGTTGGGCCGAGGTGCTGCTGGCCGCCCCGGGCGAGAGCCCTCGCATCCCGGAGTTGGGTGTGGTGGAGCGCGTGGGCCTGGTGGGCATCAGCCCCGCGAGCCCGCTGCCCATCGTGGGGGTCACCTCGCCAGCCAGCGTGGCCGCGCGCTCGGGCATCCGCACCTTCGACCGCATCCTGGGGCTGGGCGGGACGCGCATCGAGACGCTCCAGCAAGCGCGCGGGCCGCTCGGGACACAAGCCCTGATCCCCGTCACCCTGCTGCGCCCGGAGCGCCTCGAGGGCGCGCTCGGCGGGCTGGTGGAGCTGGACGTGTACCGCCCGCAATTCACCTCACTGGTGGCGCCGCCAGGGGCCGGCGATGCGCTCCACCGCGTGGGCCTCGAGAGCGCCGCCACCTATGTGGCGTACGTGCGCGCGGGCTCGGCGGAGCACCGCATGGGGCTGCTGCCCGGAGACCGCATCATCACGGTGGACGGTCACGTGGTGCGTGCCTGGGCCGACGTGGTGGACCTGCTGGGTAGCCACGAGGGCGGCGAGCACCACATCGAGTGGCGCCGCGGCGATCGTCTGCACGAGGGGCGCGTGGTGCTCCCCCGCGCGCAGGGCATCACGCCACATGGAGAGCGCTACGACCGCGTGGTCATCGGAATCGACGGGTTCCGCCCGGTCACCATCCTGCCAGCGGTGGCGCCCGACAACGCGCTCGCGTACGCAGCCGGCGTGGCGGTGGACGAGACGCGCCGCATGGTGGAGCTGACGCTGTACTCGCTGCTGCGGCTGTTCCAGGGGCGCATCACCGTGAAGTCCATCGGCGGGCCGATCAGCGTCTACGAAGAGACGGGCCGCGCGGCACAGGCCGGCACCAGCGACTACCTGCGCCTGATGGCCTTCGTCAGCGTCAACCTCGGCATCCTCAACCTGCTGCCCATCCCCATGCTGGACGGCGGGCACCTGCTCTTCTTCCTGGTGGAGTCGGTGCTGCGGCGCCCCATCTCGCGACGGCGCCGCGAGCAAGCCGGCCTGGTGGGGCTGGTGCTGCTCTTGCTCATGATGGCGATCGCCTTCAAGAACGACATCGAGCGCCTATGGCCGGACACCCCCGATCTCCCCGAGACCAGCAGCGCCCCCTGA
- a CDS encoding right-handed parallel beta-helix repeat-containing protein, with amino-acid sequence MTTRLASLLEIPIRHRLFGLVALAPLAAVAAGCGGGATFETNNCGDFDTVNCVEIEGGDSAALLTAVNTLEDDTTVILGPGTFELTNTVQIRNASGVNLVGQGIDTTTLSFTGVSAQTNGIDVIGDDFLVQDLTVLDAGKDGIRVEASVGVTFRRIRATWTNEGRSSNGAYGIYPVSSQNVLVEDSFAENASDAGLYVGQCRNVVVRRNRVTGNVAGLEIENTQYADVYENHAEDNTGGIVVFDLPGNPIVGRDVRLRDNTIVRNNRRNFAPGGTVAEIPPGTGTFVMASRRVVVTNNTYEENNAVDIALISGLIIEGNPATWELDEAELVGNWDDLGLLPGATADTVMNFRSENIVVSGNTHTNPGSSYTLLLQFGQLLAALYGSDPADSVVYDTIGEPMFDATVAANNSNANRICVGGNTGGTFASFNAPAQLASPGSPFLQLDTAPFAPFDCTTLAGGDLVVWDADAP; translated from the coding sequence ATGACTACGCGACTCGCTTCGCTCCTTGAAATCCCCATCCGTCACCGGCTCTTCGGGCTGGTGGCGCTCGCTCCCCTCGCTGCCGTGGCGGCAGGTTGTGGCGGCGGCGCCACGTTCGAGACCAACAACTGCGGGGACTTCGACACCGTCAACTGCGTGGAGATCGAGGGCGGGGACTCGGCGGCCCTGCTCACGGCCGTCAACACGCTCGAAGACGACACCACGGTGATCCTCGGGCCCGGCACCTTCGAGCTCACCAACACGGTGCAGATCCGCAACGCCTCCGGGGTCAACCTGGTCGGGCAGGGCATCGACACCACCACGCTGTCGTTCACGGGCGTCTCGGCGCAGACCAACGGCATCGACGTCATCGGCGACGACTTCCTGGTGCAGGACCTCACCGTGCTGGATGCCGGCAAGGACGGCATCCGCGTGGAGGCCAGCGTCGGCGTCACCTTCCGGCGCATCCGCGCGACCTGGACCAACGAGGGCCGCTCCTCCAACGGTGCCTATGGCATCTACCCGGTCAGCAGCCAGAACGTCTTGGTGGAGGACAGCTTCGCCGAGAACGCGTCCGACGCCGGCCTCTACGTGGGCCAGTGCCGCAACGTCGTCGTGCGCCGCAACCGGGTGACCGGAAACGTCGCCGGCCTCGAGATCGAGAACACGCAGTACGCGGACGTCTACGAGAACCACGCCGAGGACAACACCGGCGGCATCGTGGTGTTCGACCTGCCAGGCAACCCCATCGTGGGCCGTGACGTGCGCCTGCGCGACAACACCATCGTGCGCAACAACCGCCGCAACTTCGCGCCTGGCGGCACCGTCGCCGAGATCCCCCCCGGCACCGGCACGTTCGTCATGGCGTCGCGCCGCGTCGTGGTCACCAACAACACCTACGAAGAGAACAACGCGGTGGACATCGCGCTCATCAGCGGGCTCATCATCGAAGGCAACCCCGCCACGTGGGAGCTGGACGAGGCCGAGCTGGTGGGGAACTGGGACGACCTCGGTCTGCTCCCCGGGGCGACCGCCGACACGGTCATGAACTTCCGCAGCGAGAACATCGTCGTCTCGGGCAACACGCACACCAACCCGGGCTCGTCGTACACGCTCCTGCTGCAGTTCGGGCAGCTCCTGGCCGCGCTCTACGGCTCGGACCCCGCTGACTCGGTCGTCTACGACACCATCGGCGAGCCCATGTTCGACGCCACAGTGGCCGCCAACAACTCCAACGCCAACCGCATCTGCGTGGGTGGGAACACTGGCGGCACGTTCGCGAGCTTCAATGCTCCCGCGCAGCTGGCGAGCCCAGGCTCCCCGTTCCTGCAGCTGGACACCGCGCCCTTCGCGCCGTTCGACTGCACCACGCTCGCGGGCGGGGATCTCGTCGTCTGGGACGCTGACGCGCCATGA
- the orn gene encoding oligoribonuclease, translating to MAVTEQQDARSARIVWADLEMTGLVPERERIIEIAMLITDGELNVVAEGPNLVVHQPEERLAAMDDWNTKHHGQSGLTARVRESTVSEADAEAQVLAFLQAHCDPRSAPLAGNSIHQDRRFIALYMPSVDSFLHYRMIDVSTVKELAQRWFPEDYSKRPPKRGSHRAIDDILESIEELRYYRAAVFRQPAG from the coding sequence ATGGCGGTGACAGAGCAGCAAGACGCCCGCTCGGCGCGGATCGTGTGGGCAGACCTCGAGATGACGGGGCTGGTCCCCGAGCGGGAGCGCATCATCGAGATCGCCATGCTCATCACGGACGGCGAGCTCAACGTGGTGGCCGAGGGGCCCAACCTGGTGGTGCACCAGCCAGAGGAGCGGCTGGCCGCCATGGACGACTGGAACACCAAGCACCACGGGCAGAGCGGCCTCACGGCGCGCGTGCGGGAGTCCACGGTCAGCGAGGCCGACGCGGAGGCCCAGGTGCTGGCGTTCTTGCAAGCGCACTGCGACCCGCGCAGCGCCCCGCTGGCGGGCAACTCCATCCACCAGGACAGGCGCTTCATCGCCCTCTACATGCCCAGCGTGGACAGCTTCCTGCACTACCGCATGATCGACGTGTCCACCGTGAAGGAGCTCGCGCAGCGCTGGTTCCCGGAGGACTACAGCAAGCGCCCTCCCAAGCGCGGCAGCCATCGGGCCATCGACGACATCCTCGAGAGCATCGAGGAGCTGCGCTACTACCGGGCGGCGGTGTTCCGCCAGCCGGCGGGCTAG
- the murE gene encoding UDP-N-acetylmuramyl-tripeptide synthetase — MSNPPTSVPRLTLLRPRLRSVGVTGTNGKSSTTSMIAAIVAAAGETSARATTLGTWVGERQVSGSVSMASFQELAQEAVAEGVRTIAVETTSKALAAGFARLWPADVAVFTNLTRDHLDLHGSPEGYLAAKAQLFMTVPPGGTVVWNLGDPCSALLNDVVPAGVRRFGWVVGDVHPDCAELPLHLRGERVQVAVHGTRFDVSFGPDAASAPALEALAGPFQLGVVGAVHAENALAAALAAAALGYEASAIRSGLRAFRGVPGRFDVLAERPLVVVDYAHTPDALARTLAEARGLLGEAGGRLVCVFGCGGDRDQGKRPEMGRIASELADVVIATSDNPRGEDPERILDAIESGRASGSGRAEWLRLVDRRAAIRQAIGSAHAADVVVIAGRGHEAQQLLASGPVTFSDRDVAAEAIQQKEDTA, encoded by the coding sequence GTGTCCAACCCTCCGACATCCGTCCCACGGCTCACGCTCCTCCGGCCCCGGCTTCGCTCCGTGGGTGTCACGGGCACCAATGGAAAGAGCAGCACCACCAGCATGATCGCGGCCATCGTGGCCGCCGCGGGGGAGACGTCGGCGCGGGCCACCACCCTCGGTACATGGGTGGGTGAGCGGCAGGTCTCGGGCAGCGTCAGCATGGCGTCCTTCCAAGAACTGGCACAGGAGGCGGTGGCCGAAGGCGTTCGCACCATCGCCGTGGAGACCACGTCGAAGGCCCTCGCGGCGGGCTTTGCGCGGCTGTGGCCGGCCGACGTGGCGGTGTTCACCAACCTCACGCGTGATCACCTGGACCTGCACGGCTCACCCGAGGGCTACCTGGCCGCCAAGGCTCAGCTCTTCATGACCGTCCCACCGGGCGGAACGGTAGTGTGGAATCTGGGCGACCCGTGCAGTGCGCTGCTGAACGACGTGGTGCCCGCTGGCGTGCGTCGCTTCGGCTGGGTGGTGGGAGACGTTCACCCCGACTGCGCGGAGCTTCCCCTCCACCTGCGCGGGGAGCGTGTGCAGGTGGCGGTGCACGGGACGCGCTTCGATGTGTCGTTTGGGCCAGACGCCGCGAGCGCCCCCGCCCTCGAAGCCCTGGCAGGCCCCTTCCAGCTGGGTGTGGTGGGCGCCGTGCACGCCGAGAACGCGCTCGCGGCCGCTCTCGCCGCGGCAGCCCTGGGCTACGAAGCCAGCGCCATCCGCAGCGGTCTCCGCGCGTTTCGAGGCGTGCCCGGGCGCTTCGACGTGCTGGCCGAGCGGCCCCTCGTGGTGGTGGACTACGCGCACACGCCGGACGCGCTGGCCCGCACGCTCGCCGAGGCACGCGGCCTGCTCGGGGAGGCGGGTGGTCGGCTCGTCTGCGTGTTCGGCTGCGGTGGCGACCGAGACCAGGGCAAGCGCCCCGAGATGGGCCGCATCGCCAGCGAGCTCGCCGACGTGGTCATCGCCACGAGCGACAACCCGCGCGGCGAAGACCCCGAGCGCATCCTAGACGCCATCGAGAGCGGACGGGCTTCTGGTAGCGGCCGCGCCGAGTGGCTGCGGTTGGTCGACCGCCGCGCGGCGATTCGACAGGCCATCGGCAGCGCACACGCGGCCGACGTGGTGGTCATCGCCGGCCGCGGGCACGAGGCCCAGCAGCTCCTGGCGAGTGGTCCGGTGACGTTCTCCGATCGAGACGTCGCGGCAGAAGCAATCCAGCAGAAGGAAGACACAGCATGA